A genomic stretch from Pirellulales bacterium includes:
- the glk gene encoding glucokinase: MILAGDIGGTSTRLAQFEIEAGRLVPLSPPQKFPSREHTGLDEIVAAFVAAQKAVGQTQSIEHAAFGIAGPVRDGKVHTSNLPWMVDAAQLALELGISAQNVHLLNDLEANAHGIPALGPHDLVTLNAGQPDPHGNAAIISAGTGLGEAGIFFDGQRLIPFACEGGHADFAPCDQLETELLLHLKEKFMQGSFGHVSCERVLSGPGLRNIYEFLRDTGHGQESAELTAAIAAGDPSAAISKAALDGSSPLCVQAMDMFVSYYGAEAGNLALKMLATRCVYIGGGIAPRIIGKLRGPRFLEGFCNKGRMKSLMELIPIQVIVNDLTALFGAGRFAAMSAGLLPAWLG, encoded by the coding sequence ATGATTCTCGCTGGCGATATTGGCGGCACTTCGACACGTTTAGCCCAGTTCGAAATTGAAGCAGGCCGCCTTGTGCCTCTCTCGCCCCCACAGAAATTTCCCAGCCGCGAACATACTGGGCTGGACGAAATCGTGGCAGCCTTTGTTGCTGCCCAAAAAGCGGTCGGGCAAACCCAGTCCATCGAGCACGCCGCATTTGGCATTGCCGGCCCCGTACGCGATGGAAAAGTTCACACCTCGAACTTGCCGTGGATGGTTGACGCCGCTCAGTTGGCATTAGAATTGGGCATTTCCGCTCAAAACGTTCACTTGCTCAACGATTTGGAAGCGAACGCCCATGGTATTCCGGCGCTAGGTCCTCATGACTTGGTGACCTTGAACGCCGGTCAGCCAGACCCGCACGGAAACGCCGCCATTATTTCCGCCGGCACCGGGTTGGGTGAAGCGGGAATTTTTTTCGACGGGCAGCGATTGATTCCCTTTGCTTGCGAAGGTGGCCACGCAGATTTTGCTCCCTGCGATCAGCTTGAGACCGAATTGTTGCTGCACTTGAAGGAAAAATTTATGCAGGGAAGCTTCGGGCACGTCAGCTGCGAACGCGTGTTGTCAGGGCCCGGATTGCGAAATATTTATGAGTTTTTGCGCGATACGGGTCATGGTCAGGAAAGTGCGGAATTGACCGCTGCCATTGCCGCTGGCGATCCGTCGGCGGCCATTTCCAAAGCTGCACTGGATGGCTCTAGCCCCTTATGTGTGCAGGCCATGGACATGTTCGTTTCCTACTACGGCGCAGAAGCTGGCAATTTGGCGCTAAAAATGTTGGCCACTCGCTGTGTGTACATCGGCGGCGGCATTGCTCCGCGAATCATCGGCAAGCTGCGCGGTCCGCGATTCCTAGAAGGCTTTTGCAACAAAGGACGCATGAAATCACTGATGGAGTTGATTCCCATCCAGGTCATCGTGAACGATCTCACGGCACTTTTTGGCGCCGGTCGCTTTGCAGCAATGTCGGCGGGTTTACTTCCGGCTTGGTTGGGTTAG
- the pgl gene encoding 6-phosphogluconolactonase, translating to MAVVDCQTEVLISTDATRLAAKAAELIAVAAKSAIARNNRFTLVLSGGSTPERTYKLLPQAEAHSQIDWSRTWLFFGDERCVPHDDSRSNYRLAADSLLQPARIDPQHVLPINTAVGTPAECAESYAASLRQFFGYNSPGTDAVSFPSFDLILLGLGDDGHTASLFPGKPSLDDKTHWVTWSPPGVLPPPVDRVTFTFPLINAARQVMFLVSGDSKAKIVQDVIEGPADPKRFPSSGVKPIQSLTWLLDEPAARLLIRQRREASQSS from the coding sequence CTCGTCTGGCGGCAAAGGCTGCTGAATTGATTGCGGTGGCGGCGAAGTCGGCGATCGCTCGCAACAATCGCTTCACGTTGGTGCTTTCGGGTGGTTCCACGCCGGAGCGCACCTACAAACTACTTCCACAGGCAGAGGCTCATTCTCAAATCGATTGGTCCCGGACCTGGCTGTTTTTCGGTGATGAGCGCTGTGTACCTCACGACGATTCGCGCAGCAATTATCGTTTAGCGGCCGATTCACTGTTGCAGCCCGCCCGAATCGATCCGCAGCATGTGCTGCCGATAAATACTGCCGTCGGCACGCCGGCTGAGTGTGCGGAAAGTTACGCCGCCAGCCTCCGGCAATTTTTCGGATACAACTCGCCAGGGACCGATGCGGTTAGCTTCCCATCGTTCGATTTAATTCTGTTGGGTTTAGGAGATGATGGCCACACAGCTTCGCTTTTTCCCGGCAAGCCTTCGCTAGACGACAAAACCCATTGGGTTACCTGGAGTCCCCCGGGAGTCTTGCCGCCGCCGGTCGATCGGGTAACGTTTACGTTTCCGCTAATTAACGCAGCGCGGCAGGTGATGTTTTTGGTTTCCGGCGACAGCAAAGCAAAAATTGTGCAGGACGTCATCGAGGGACCCGCCGACCCGAAGCGATTTCCCTCTTCGGGTGTCAAACCGATTCAATCGCTTACATGGCTGTTAGACGAACCAGCTGCCCGTTTGTTAATCCGCCAACGGAGAGAAGCATCACAATCATCCTAG
- the gnd gene encoding decarboxylating 6-phosphogluconate dehydrogenase gives MQLGMIGLGRMGANMVRRLMKNGHQCVVFDVNPATADALGKEGATPGHTMDEFLSKLSKPRAVWLMVPAGVVDQTLATLVPKLAAGDILIDGGNSYYIDDIRRAEDLQKIGIRYVDVGTSGGVWGLERGYCMMIGGPTDSVEHLDPIFKTLAPGMGNIERTSGREKMKGTAELGYLHCGPSGAGHFVKMVHNGIEYGLMAAYAEGLNVLKHANVGKVGRTTDAETTPLRNPEHYQYDLNLPDIAEVWRRGSVIASWLLDLTAAALADDAQLAKYTGHVSDSGEGRWTIQAAVEEGAPAPVLSTALYQRFTSRGADEFSDKLLSAMRFQFGGHVEKKA, from the coding sequence ATGCAACTCGGAATGATTGGCTTGGGCCGCATGGGCGCAAACATGGTGCGGAGGCTCATGAAGAACGGCCACCAATGCGTCGTGTTCGATGTGAATCCCGCGACGGCCGATGCCCTGGGAAAAGAAGGCGCGACCCCAGGACACACCATGGATGAGTTTTTGTCCAAGCTTTCCAAGCCGCGGGCTGTGTGGTTGATGGTCCCTGCCGGTGTCGTGGATCAAACATTGGCTACACTCGTGCCGAAATTGGCTGCGGGCGATATTTTGATCGACGGCGGCAATTCGTATTACATTGACGACATTCGCCGCGCTGAAGATTTGCAGAAAATAGGCATTCGATATGTCGATGTCGGCACCAGCGGCGGCGTGTGGGGATTGGAACGCGGATATTGCATGATGATTGGCGGGCCGACCGATTCCGTGGAACACCTCGATCCGATTTTCAAAACTCTGGCTCCCGGCATGGGCAACATTGAGCGCACTTCGGGGCGCGAAAAAATGAAGGGAACCGCGGAGTTGGGCTATCTGCACTGCGGACCCAGCGGCGCCGGCCATTTTGTGAAAATGGTTCACAACGGCATCGAGTACGGGCTGATGGCGGCCTATGCGGAAGGGCTAAATGTGCTCAAGCATGCCAATGTCGGCAAAGTCGGGCGCACCACCGATGCCGAAACGACACCCTTGCGAAATCCCGAGCATTATCAATACGATTTGAACTTGCCAGATATCGCGGAAGTTTGGCGGCGCGGCAGCGTCATTGCCTCGTGGCTGTTGGATTTGACCGCTGCGGCGCTTGCTGACGATGCGCAGCTAGCGAAATATACTGGTCATGTTTCTGATTCCGGCGAAGGCCGCTGGACCATTCAAGCCGCTGTCGAAGAAGGTGCACCGGCGCCGGTGCTTAGTACCGCGCTTTATCAACGGTTTACTTCGCGCGGCGCCGATGAGTTTTCGGACAAACTGCTTTCAGCCATGCGATTTCAATTTGGCGGGCACGTGGAAAAGAAAGCGTGA
- a CDS encoding polysaccharide deacetylase family protein — protein MSNGAFVISFDFEMGWSLRRSPNIGPEFSQLDAMRDIVPRMLQILDRYRISATWATVGHLMLRPQDCPGGRFSYDLPSPRFSWFQGEWFAGIPRIGEQGWQWFYAPDLVEQIIESNTYQELGSHTFSHIDVGDPACSKELARAEFELCQTIARNWGRRLRSVVFPHNFAGHLETLEEAGYDCYRTEAKDWYWLGLSQNGILRSRFARLFLQPLRYMDERLPVTPALPAAKRCGNLWEIPQSMFFPGFAGISKYISAASRVRRATLGLHRAAKLGRLFSFYTHPENFIHGGDQLLDAFDEICREAAELREAGKLDILTMEEAASRMQAVVENTHRVAQTGNLLLRVAS, from the coding sequence ATGTCTAATGGTGCGTTCGTAATTAGTTTTGATTTTGAGATGGGTTGGTCGCTGCGGCGTTCGCCCAACATCGGTCCGGAATTCTCTCAATTGGATGCCATGCGCGATATTGTTCCGCGCATGTTGCAAATTCTAGATCGCTATCGCATTTCGGCGACCTGGGCGACAGTAGGGCATTTAATGCTACGGCCCCAGGATTGTCCTGGAGGGCGTTTTTCTTACGATTTACCGTCGCCGCGATTTTCCTGGTTTCAAGGGGAATGGTTTGCCGGCATTCCGCGCATTGGCGAACAAGGATGGCAGTGGTTTTATGCTCCCGACTTGGTGGAGCAGATTATCGAGTCAAATACCTATCAAGAACTCGGTTCACACACGTTCAGCCATATTGATGTGGGCGATCCTGCTTGTTCGAAGGAGCTGGCGCGTGCAGAATTCGAATTATGCCAGACGATAGCCCGCAATTGGGGTCGCAGATTGCGCAGTGTTGTGTTTCCTCACAACTTTGCTGGTCATTTGGAAACGTTGGAGGAAGCGGGCTACGACTGTTATCGAACGGAAGCGAAAGATTGGTATTGGCTTGGTCTTTCGCAAAACGGCATTTTGCGGTCGCGATTCGCACGGTTGTTTCTCCAACCGCTTCGCTACATGGATGAACGACTGCCTGTAACGCCTGCCTTGCCGGCCGCAAAACGCTGTGGAAATCTTTGGGAAATTCCTCAGAGCATGTTTTTCCCAGGTTTTGCTGGGATATCCAAGTATATTTCCGCCGCTAGTCGGGTGCGTCGCGCTACCTTGGGGCTACATCGAGCGGCAAAACTTGGTCGGCTGTTCAGCTTCTATACGCATCCAGAAAACTTCATCCACGGTGGCGATCAATTGCTGGACGCTTTCGACGAAATCTGTCGGGAAGCTGCCGAGCTTCGCGAAGCTGGCAAGCTGGATATTTTGACCATGGAGGAAGCTGCTTCCAGAATGCAAGCTGTGGTAGAGAATACGCATCGTGTTGCGCAAACTGGCAATTTGTTACTGCGAGTCGCCTCGTAA
- the zwf gene encoding glucose-6-phosphate dehydrogenase → MPTAQIIRAHGPAIKTAPKMVASAAAQEPAVLVLFGATGDLSGRKILPALFALWQGKFLPDQLAIVGVAIEKNTDDQFRDLARKAVESHGRLKPANDDEWNQFAALLQYQSVDFGNTESYASLSQRITGIESQRHMPGNRLFYLAISPTFFASVIDQLSAQGLIHRYSPGTPWYRVVIEKPFGHDLASARALDADIHRFMQEDQIYRIDHYLGKETVLNMMAFRFANAIFEPLLNCEFVDHVQITVAETVGMEGHRGSYYDTAGAIRDVMQNHVLQLLAYAAMDAPGGLKGVNVRTEKLRVLRNLVPITSNSVDKMTVRGQYSAGTVDGQRVPAYRDEFGVAKDSKTETYVALRTQVDLWRWAGVPFLLRTGKRLPKRATEIAIRFKDRPLRHTPSMEVEMDGVGAINQEPNVLVFRIQPDEGISLSFVTKQPGMGFSLQPVRMEFDYEHAFHIGLPEAYERLLLDAIKGIPLLFMRSDEVDAQWEFITPIIEAWQKQSPPGFPNYEAGSWGPKDADKLVADRQGKWRDP, encoded by the coding sequence ATGCCAACCGCTCAAATTATTCGTGCTCATGGACCGGCTATTAAAACTGCTCCGAAAATGGTGGCCTCGGCTGCGGCGCAGGAACCGGCCGTGCTGGTATTGTTTGGCGCCACGGGAGATCTTTCCGGTCGCAAAATTCTGCCCGCCTTATTTGCCTTATGGCAGGGAAAATTTCTGCCCGATCAACTGGCGATTGTGGGCGTGGCGATCGAAAAAAACACCGACGATCAGTTCCGCGATTTGGCGCGCAAAGCAGTGGAATCGCACGGGAGATTAAAGCCCGCCAATGACGACGAATGGAATCAATTTGCCGCGCTGCTGCAGTACCAATCGGTCGATTTTGGCAATACGGAAAGCTACGCCAGTCTGTCGCAGCGGATCACCGGCATCGAAAGCCAGCGCCACATGCCGGGTAACCGGCTGTTCTACTTAGCCATTTCACCGACGTTTTTTGCGTCAGTGATCGATCAACTCTCCGCTCAGGGATTAATCCACCGTTACAGTCCCGGCACGCCGTGGTATCGAGTGGTCATCGAAAAACCCTTCGGACACGATTTAGCCAGCGCGCGCGCTTTGGATGCGGATATTCACCGCTTCATGCAAGAAGATCAGATTTACCGGATCGATCATTACCTCGGCAAGGAAACCGTGCTGAACATGATGGCGTTCCGGTTTGCGAATGCTATTTTTGAGCCCTTGCTGAATTGTGAATTTGTCGATCACGTGCAAATTACTGTTGCCGAAACGGTGGGCATGGAGGGGCACCGCGGAAGTTATTACGACACCGCAGGCGCCATTCGCGACGTAATGCAAAATCACGTGCTGCAATTGTTGGCGTATGCCGCGATGGATGCTCCCGGTGGATTGAAAGGCGTGAATGTACGCACCGAAAAACTGCGAGTGCTGCGGAATTTGGTGCCCATTACCAGCAACAGCGTCGATAAGATGACCGTTCGCGGGCAATACAGTGCCGGCACCGTCGATGGCCAACGTGTGCCCGCCTATCGGGATGAATTCGGCGTGGCAAAAGATTCCAAGACCGAAACATACGTTGCTCTGCGCACGCAGGTAGATTTATGGCGTTGGGCAGGCGTGCCATTTTTGTTGCGAACCGGCAAGCGATTGCCCAAGCGAGCAACGGAAATCGCCATTCGGTTTAAAGATCGTCCCCTTCGCCACACCCCAAGCATGGAAGTTGAAATGGACGGCGTGGGCGCGATTAACCAGGAGCCGAACGTATTGGTGTTCCGCATTCAGCCCGATGAAGGCATCAGCCTGTCGTTTGTAACCAAGCAGCCGGGAATGGGCTTTTCGCTGCAGCCGGTGCGAATGGAATTTGATTACGAGCACGCCTTTCACATCGGCTTGCCGGAAGCGTATGAGCGGTTGTTGCTAGACGCCATTAAAGGCATTCCCCTGTTATTCATGCGGTCGGACGAAGTTGACGCCCAATGGGAATTTATTACCCCGATTATTGAAGCCTGGCAAAAACAGTCGCCTCCAGGTTTTCCAAATTACGAAGCTGGTTCGTGGGGACCCAAGGATGCCGATAAGCTTGTTGCCGATCGTCAAGGCAAATGGCGGGATCCCTAA